A stretch of the Pseudomonas helvetica genome encodes the following:
- a CDS encoding DcrB-related protein, translating into MTYRINEFQFQLPESELLDASINILKFAELGTSLIVSRSLLADGETLQSNFDDQLKRLEKQVQDLRFQPGVAVRLGANQDVEGIELRSQFNKGNDKVFQYQLALVLPGTRKMLALSYVKAEKLGDAEAAHWATIKNSLLFDVPA; encoded by the coding sequence ATGACCTACCGAATCAATGAATTCCAGTTCCAGCTGCCGGAAAGCGAGTTACTGGACGCGTCGATCAACATCCTCAAGTTCGCCGAACTGGGCACTTCGCTGATCGTCAGCCGCAGCTTGCTGGCCGACGGCGAAACCCTGCAAAGCAACTTCGACGACCAGCTCAAACGCCTGGAAAAACAAGTGCAAGACTTGCGTTTTCAACCGGGCGTCGCCGTGCGCCTGGGTGCCAACCAGGACGTCGAAGGCATCGAGTTGCGCAGCCAGTTCAACAAGGGCAACGACAAAGTCTTCCAGTACCAATTGGCGCTGGTGTTGCCCGGCACCCGCAAAATGCTCGCCCTGAGCTACGTGAAGGCCGAAAAACTCGGCGATGCCGAAGCCGCGCATTGGGCGACCATCAAGAATTCGCTGTTGTTCGACGTTCCGGCCTGA